The genomic window AGTTTGCCGAGAAGCATCAAGAAGTCGTAGAAGCTCTGACGCGAGGGATTGTCAATAAAATTCTTCACGATCCGATGGTGCAATTAAGAGCAGAGCAAGATATTGAGGCTAGACGGCGGTGTATGCAATCTTTGCAAATGCTGTTTAACTTAGATGTGCGCGAAGCTATATAAAATTTAGTTTTTAATATTACCCGTGTTGCTAATGGCAGCACGGTTTTTTTATCGAGCGATCGCACACTAAATTTTTATTTAGGGTTGTTTAGTGGCGATCGCCAGTTTTGCTCCTTCTACCCGCCGTAGTTTGTCCATCACAGCAATTACTTTACCGTGATTTACTTGTTCGTCAGCATTCAAAATCACTACAACTTCTTTGCCTGTAGGAATCAACACTTTAACTTGCGATTCCAAAGTTTCTAACCTAGTAGGTTTGCGGTTTAAAGCCAAATTTCCCTTGGCATCAATGGTAATTGCGATCGGCGTAGATTTTTGAGTTTGGGCTGTTCCAGCCGTAGGCAAATTTACAGGCAAACCCTCAGAACGAGTTAGTTGCAGTGTAGAAATGATGAAAAATGTCAAGATTGCAAAGATGACATCAATCATCGGTACAACGTTTATTTGCAATGGCATTTCTGGTTCATCGGGTAGACGCATAAGTTACCTCTTGACGATTGTAAAAGCGACGGTGCAGTAATTCTAACTGTCCGCCGTATTCTTGAATCCGCGCTGTTTGTCTTAGATATAAGCCTCGAAATGTATTGGCAAATAATAGCGTAAAAATAGCAACTACTAAGCCTGCGGCAGTAGAAACTAGCGCCTCGCTAATTCCGGCGGTAACGCTTGCGGTGCGGCTACCTCCCACATCGCCGATGTTGAGAGAAGCAAAAGAAGCAATCAATCCCAAAACAGTACCGAGAAGACCTAGAAGGGGCGACAAGCTAATAATTGTATCAAAGATGTTGCTGAACCTTTTTAGTAATGGCAACTCTGCTTGTGCCTCACTTTCTAAAGCCAGCCTAAATTCATCGGGGGTTGGTTGTTCCAATTCTAAAGCAGCAAGAAAAATTCGCGCCATTGGCAAATCGGCATTTTGCTTCAGCTTATCTACAGCACCAACAATATTTTCATGACGATAGAGGTTTAATACATCGCGGATAGCTCGGTTTTGACGCTTGTTAATTCGCACCCAAAAAACTATCCGCTCAATAATTAAAGCAGCAGCTACTACTGAAAATCCTAGCAACGGGAACATTACCACGCCACCAGCAGCAAATAGATTTTTTATTTCCATTTATATAGTTACTAATAAATAAAGAGGCTGTAATTATTAATTGCATTGCTTATTATAAATCAAACAGATTTTAACGTCAAAAGACACGTTGTCAAACTTAAGTATAAAATAGCCAAAAAGCTTGCCTAACAATGTTTAAGTAACTAATTAAAAATATTTTAGAAATGAATAACTTCTAAAAAATATAATAGTTATTTGTTGAATTTTATTAGGTTGACGTACTAGAATAAACAGATTAATAATAAATTAGAATTAGTTTATGAGCTTGCCGCACCTAGCTGTCGAGCAGCGAAAAAAAGAAGCAAAAACTCTCAATTGGTTTCTAGCTTTCAGTCTAATTGGCTCTTTAGCTTTGCATATTAGTGTGCTGGTGGGATTAGGCAAGTTTTTGAGTAAAACGCCAATAATCGAAAATGAGCCGATTGAAATTGCTATTGTAGAACTGCCTACGCCGCAAAAGTTAGAATTGCAACAAAAAACAGCAGCAAAGGGTAGTTCTGGAGCGGGAAATAATGGAGCGATACTTAGCAAGTCTGGAAGTAGCTCAGGATTTGGCGTAGCTAGTCGTGGTGGTGGTGCATCTCAAGGAAAATCATCGCCAAAAACAATTACTCCATCAAACTCATCAATTGCCGCAAGTACAACGCTCAAAGTTGCCCCAGTATCACCAAATTTATCTCAAAAAAGTTCTAGGGTATTCTCTGCACCACTACAGAATCAAAAAATTAAGTTAGAAAGCGTACCAGCAAAACCTGTAATCCCATCAGAAATTGTTACTCAAGCAAAACCTGTAACTACTTCTTTACTGATTCCTGTAGCTAAGGTTAAACCTGCGCCAGTAGATAGAGCTAAAGAGCGCTCATCGCAAATTCAGCAGCTAAACAATCAAAGATTAAATAGTTTGTTAGCAAAGGCAAAAAGCGCTAGAGATCAAGCATCAGCGATACCCAATTCTGGTGTAATAGCGGCTCAACAAGCTAAAATTGTCGCCAATTTAAGAAACCAAGCAGGGGGAAAAGTTGGAACTGGCAATAGTACAGGCAATGAATTGAGAAGTAGCGGTACAGGTAATGGAAACGGCGCAGGTAATGGAAATCGCACAGGTATAAGCGATCGCGGTAATGGAAACGGTACAGGTACGGGAAACGGCAGGGGAAAAAATAACAACGTACAAAGTGGCTCCACTGTAGCAACAGCAAGAAATACAGAGCGCCAAACATCCACCAGCGAAAACAATCGTAATTCTTCAACTGCAAGCTCGTCCGGTCGCTTGGCTTGCCGCACCTGTAGTAAGCCCAAGTACCCAGAAAATGCCAGAAAGAGAAAATTAGAAGGCAAAGCAGAAATTAGCGTTGATGTTGATAGCAAAGGTAATGTGACAAACGTTAGACTTGCCCAAACTAGCGGTCACGCCGAGCTAGATAAAGCTGCCGTCGAACAGGCAAGAAACTGGAAATTTAACGCCCCAAATGGTGCAGTACAAGGCGTTACCGCCAAAGTTGACTTTGCTATAGAAGGCTCAAAGAAGTCGCGTCAAAACCGAGAGCGTCGCCGCCAAAAAGTAGCCGCCCGAAAAAACCCCGTTGCTAGGAGTCAAAATACGCGAACTCCACCACCCAATATAACTAAAAGACCATCAAATACGGCTTTAGGGCGAAGTCTTCGCCGTCAATCCACCACCCCCCGACGGCGCGTCGATACCTTACCGCCACGTCAAACTTTTGACCAACCCCAACGCCGACAACAATCGGTCAGTCAGACAAAACTGCGAAATACTTTAAGGCGATCGCCACAAAGAGCCACTTCACCAAATCAAACCAAACTCAGGCAATCTTTACGTCTATACCAGCAAAAATCATCAACACCCAATTCTAATGAGCCGTAGCCGCCAAATGAGCGCAAGTGTGAAACGGTACAGCCAACAAAGGTAAAAGCGCCAACAACAACCAACTCCAAGACCAAAAATTAGTTGGTTGCTCCTGGGATTTTGGGGCTAACAGCGCCTCTATTCTTACAGAGGTGCGATCGCGTACCACCGCACAACTAAAAGCCGCACAGCTATCGGCAGGTAAGGACACCGTACTTACTACTTGCAATAGTGATTCTGCCAAAAGCAGAGGATCGACTTGCTGTGCCGCCCAGCCATCGGCTCTAATTTCCCGTAACAACAATAACTCTTGCCACAACGCCTCTGTATGAGGTAGCCAAGCCGTGTAAGAGCGCACCCAGCCGAGCCAAAAAAACCAAAAGGTATCGCGATAATAGTAATGACCTTGCTCATGCTGAAAAACCGCCTTTAAATGCTCGTTATCTAAAGTAGCTAATAGACCTTCCGTCACCATCAATTCTGGCTGCCAAAAGCCTACTAAAGCACTAAAAGGCAGAGGATTCGCCACAACGCGACTGCGCTTGCCTAGCAAGGTAATTTGAGGACAGGTACGCAGGCGTTGCTGCGTCTGCCAACTTTGATAAGCTAACTTCAGTAAACTGATTACAGCTAATCCCAACAAACTTGAAACAATTAAGTAACTAAATCGTCCCTGCCACTGCCAAAACATCGGCTTTTCCTCAGCTCCCATGTACAGCACTGAAACCGCCGTCATTGTTAGTAGTAAAGGTGGTAAAGCAAATAATGATAGTACCTGATGCCAGCACTGATTCCCACTGCCTTGAGCGTAAAAAGGAGCTTTATATCGCCATAACCAAGCTAAACCTAAAGCAGTCAGAATCATCATTAAGTGCATGGCTATTCCTCCCTAGCTTTACGGGCATCATCAATTCGCATGGCGATCGCCTGCAACTGGTCTACACTTGCTCTATCGAGATTATCGGCAAAGGCTGCCACAATTTCCGGGCTACCTACAGCTAAAAATCGGTGTAAATGTTCTTGGGCTTCTATTGCCTGCGCTTGCTGCTTGGTGACGGTTGGTCGATAATAAAATGCTCGACCTTCCTTATCGCATACCAACCAGCCTTTTTTTGTCAGGCGATTTAGCACTGTAGTTACCGACGTATAAGCCAATTCTCGGTCTGGATCGGACAATATGCGATCGTGTATGTCTTTGACAGTCGCACAACTAAGTTGCCAGACTATATCTAAAATTTCTGCCTCCAATGGGCCAAGGGATAATTGTTTGGGGCGGTAATTGGGTAGAGCAGTCACAAAAGTTTAAACCTGACCATAATGTAATTTTTTAGCTACTAATAATTTAGAAGTTGCCAAACCTATAGTTTGACAGCCTGTCTTTTGACACCATCAGCTACTTTATCTAATTTAATATAAGCAGCGACTAATTGAATAGAAAAATAGGGATTTTTTGCACTAAAGCCTTCACTGCAATAATTAGAGCAACTTCCCAGCTTTGCTATGGTTAATATTATTTGGCTGCCAATAATTGACTATTATTTAATTAATACAAATGAAACTATATTTTTTTTTACTTAACATTACTTTAATTAATTTTAGTTTAATGTCTTATGCTGTCGCCGAAACCAACCCAAAAGATGTGGAAGGCGATCGCAAACTACTAATTCAAAAACTAAAATCTGCCACCAGTCAGCAACAAAAAGCTGTCGAACTAAGGAAAGTAACTTTTCCCTCTACCAAAGCCGAACTATTAGTTCAGCAACCCGATTCCATAGGTGAGGAATTAGAAACCGAGGAAACAGAAGATGATAACGAAATTCTTGTAGAAGTAGAAGGACAACAAGATACCTTTACTCCAACTTCTGCGCCAGTTTACCAAATCACAGAGGAAGAACTTATTAGGCAAAACCCTAATAGTTTATCGGAAGCTTTACGGGGATTGCCGGGATTTGCAATTAATGACTTTGGTTTTGGTGCAGATATCCATACAGGAACATACTTTCGCGGTAACTCCATTAATCAAACCGTATATTTGCTTAATGGTAGACCAATCAACACCAATATCAACACCTATCACGGTGCTACAGACCTTAATAGTATTCCCGTAGGTGCAATTGAACGAGTGGAATTGTCTAGCGGGACAAGTTCTACTTTGTACGGTTCTGAAGCCTTTGGGGGAGTAATTAATATTATTACCAAGCTTGGTCAACAAACACCTACTTTCAAAGCCTCCGCAGAGTTTGGCGAGTTTGAACAGTCGCAATATCGGGCTAGTTATGGCGGTTCGGTAGGTACTGTAAGGTTCAATGTTGGCTACGAAGAATACTCTGCCGAAAACCGCTACCGAGTGCCGGAAGGCTCGGTAAATCGCGATGCTGAAGGATTTTTATTTAATGGCGATACTGCAACTAGCAATTATTTCGGTAGTTTAGGAATAGATGTAAATTCGCGCAATACTCTAAGCTTGGATGCTTATAAAATTAGCAGTCGTAGAGGATTGCTTTATTTTGGTTTTCCTTTGCAAAGAGACAGACTCGACCATGATGTATTTAATGTGGGTTTATCGTGGAAAACTTTGCTCGGTAATAGCGATGACTCAGTGCTAAATACTACCCTTTCCTACAATCAAGATTACTTTAATACCTACGGCCCAACACAAAACATTTATTACCGCACCGGAACGCTCAATTCTCAAGCAGTTAGCGCTAGAGTAGACCACGATTGGCAACTAACTGCAAATAATACTTTGCGCTGGGGAATAGATTTGCAATCAAGGGATCTAAATGGTGATGTATTGAGCAATGCTCCCAATCGCACGACTTTAAATGAATCAGAAACTAGAGATAGGTTTCATACCGCGTTATTTGCTCTAAACACCTGGCAAATTAGCAATACATTTCAAACCGATTTGGGCTTAAGACAGAACTTTAGTAGTGAATTTGGCAGCTATTTAAACCCCAGTATTGGGCTGCGATGGGCCGCTAGTCGTAATATTGCTTTACGTAGTAGTTGGGTAGGTGTGCAGCGCAATCCGGGCTTAGATCAGTTGTATGTTTTTGATACCGTTCATAACTGGCTACCCAACAGGGACTTAGATCCAGAAACCGGATCGTCTTGGACTGGCGGGGTAGACGTGCAACTGTCACCTAGTTTAACTGGGCAGTTTACATATTTTGGTAGTAGTTTAAGCGATCGCCTCGGCATTCAAAACGGGCAATGGGCAAATATTGGGCTAGTCAAAACTAACGGTTTGGAAGCGGCGTTAAAGTGGCAAATTAGCCCCCGGTGGTCAACGTTTGTCAACTACACTTATACCAATGCTAAAATCAAATCTGGGGCGGAGGAAGGGTTGCAATTAGGCTTAGTTCCTTACTCGGTAGCACAATTAGGCGTTGGCTATGGTTCGGGAGATTGGCAAGTTAATTTGTATGCTAGTTACTTTGGGGGAGCGCGGCGAGCTTTCTTTAATAACCCTGGAGAAAGTAGTACAGATTTTTCGCCCTCTTTTCTCAATTTAGACCTAGCAGCGCGAGTACCTGTGTATAAAAATATTGGTTTGTCGCTTTATCTAGAAAACCTCGCAGATGTACAATATGAAAAATCTAATCGCATATATCACCCTGGGTTAACTTTCCGCGTCGGCCTTTCTGCCAATTTTTGAGTATCTCAAACAAAAACTAGGCGTGTTGCGGGTTAAAGGGCAGTTAAACTGTACCTGTAGACCCGTTTTGGTGTCTAGCAGCAGTAATTTCGGTTACTTGGCGATCGCCAAGTAATTATATTTGCCTAATTATCTCTACATCTTCAACCCCAAAATCTTTACACTTTCTATACCTAATGGCAATCGACCGCTAATACAATTGAGGTAATAAATGATGCTTTAATATGAAAAACTTATCTTTGTTACCTCAAATTATTCAAAACTTAGAACAACACCAAAATTCTCTAAAATTAAAAAAGCTATTATTTTATATTTGCAATCAAGTTTGGGAAAACGATCAAACAAAAATAGATAATGCTGATTGGGAAAAATTGCTACAAGAATTAATTAACAAAAAGCCAATTTTTGTCAGCTTAAATAAGTATATTTACGGTATGGCTAAAACAACTACCAAACCTAAACAGTATTCCTTGTTAGCCGATATACTTGTCGAACAATTAGAGAAAATCTATTTTATTGAGGAAGATAAAACTCAAGCTTGTTTATCTAAGTTTCATGAGGATTTAACACCTCAAGAAATGTCTAACCAGTCAGAAGTTATTAAACCTTACGATCCCTACAAAATTAGAGCAGAAATTAGTGCGAATATCAACCCGTTAAGGGCAAAAATATTGTTATTTTCGGCACTATACGAAAGATTTAATTTTAGCAGCCAAGATTGGGCAAGTCTGAAAACGCAACAACTTGACGAGTTACTCCAAAACTTAGTAGATAGCTATCCAACGTTTACTGAGCTTGTTAGTAAGCTAGAAATTACGGCGAGTATTATGCAAGAAATTGATGAAAATCTTAAAGTAGCAAGAGTTATTAGCCAGTCTTTAAAACCTTTTTATCCGGCGGTTTTTATCTAAGTGCGAGTTTTGCCGCTTTAGGCGCATAACAAAGAAAATTTTAACCTTTTACTTTATTCTCTGAAAATTTGGGAATACTAGGTAGGTTGTGAGGTGCGAAAATATGAATGTTGAAGAACTTCTGGAGCGCTACGCGGTTGGAGAGATAGATTTTAGTGGGGCTAATTTGAGAGGTGCTAATTTATTTGCTGCCGATTTAATTAGTATTATTCTCATTCACGCCGACTTACACGGTGCAAACTTAACTTTTGCTTACCTCAACCGGGCGCAACTATATAAAGCTAATTTAATTGGGGCAAAGTTATGTGGCGCAAATCTCACTCAAGCTGACTTACGGGCGGCGGCGTTGCATGATGCTGACTTGCATGGGGCTATTTTACAAGGTGCTGATTTGCGGAGTGCTGACATGAGTTTGGCAAACTTGTTAGATGCAAATATGCTCGATACAGATTTGCGTAATGTTAATTTGAGCGGGGCTAATTTGACAGGAGTATGCTTGCGGGGGGCAAATCTCCGCCAAGAAAAAAATAACTATATTGCTAATTTATGCGGTGCGACACTTTTTAAAGCCGATGTACGCGGTGCAAACTTAGCTGGGGCAAATTTGTCGCGGGCGGATTTGCGTTATGCCAATTTTAATGAAGTTAATTTACGCGGAGCCGATCTTAGCTGTGCTGACTTGAGTAATACCGATTTAAGTTATGCTTTGCTCAATGATGCCAATTTAGACGGAGCAATACTTACTGGTGCAAACTTAAGTAATGCTCGATGTGAAAGAGCATCGATGATCGATACAGATTTGACTGATGTTAATCTTAGTGGGGCAGCAATTCCTGATGGTAAGTTAAATCGGGCTAATTTGACGGGTGCAAATTTAAGTAAAGCTAGTTTAAATAGAATCGATTTAAGTAGAGCAAATTTGAGTTATGCCGATTTGAGCGATGCTTACTTAATTGATGCTTTTGTAGCAAGAACAAATTTTACTAATGCTAACTTAAGTAATGCGAATTTAGCTAGGGCAGAATTGAGCAGTGCTACCCTAACAAATGCTAATTTAACAGGTGCGACGATGCCGGATGGCAGTACAAGTAATTAATCACAACATTTTTTCAAGAAACTGTTTAGCCCGATCGCACTGTGGGTTATTGAAGAACTCTTGAGGGGTAGCATCTTCTGCTAGTCTACCTTGATCTAGGAATAATATGCGATCGCTTACTTCTCTTGCAAAGCCCATTTCGTGAGTTACAATCGCCATTGTAATCCCCGTTTGAGTTAAGTCTTTCATTACTTGCAATACTTCTTTTACCATTTCTGGATCGAGAGCGGAAGTTGGCTCGTCAAATAGCATTACTTCTGGCTTCATTGCCAAAGATCGGGCGATCGCTACACGCTGTTTTTGACCTCCTGAGAGCTTGGAGGGGTAAACATCGGCTTTTTCGCTTAAACCAACCTTTTCCAGTAATGCCATGCCTTCACGCCGCGCTTGATCGGGGGAAAGATGTTTAACATTCAAGGGTGCGTACATGACGTTTTTGAGTACAGTCATGTGCGGGAATAAATGAAAATGTTGAAACACCATACCGACATTTTGGCGAATTTTCATGATGTCGGTTTTCTTCGCCGTTAAATCAACATCATTTATATAAATCTTTCCAGAAGTTGGCACTTCCAGGAGATTCATACAGCGCAAAAAAGTTGATTTTCCCGATCCCGAAGGGCCAATAATTGCGACAACTTCCCCTGCATGAATTTCTGTAGTAATTCCTTGCAAAACTTTGAGAGTGCCAAAAGCTTTGTATAAGTCTTCTACTTTAACTGCTAACTTAGAATTGCGATTAAATTTGCGATCGCTAACTACTCCGTTGAAGTCTTCGTTCGAGTGCATAGCCCCCCCAGGTTAAGCCCATAACTAATAAGTAATATACAACGCCAGCAAATAAGAGAGGTTCAAAATAAATATATTTTTCTGCTCCCACAATTTGAGCGCGGCGCAGCAAATCGGCTACACCAATTGTTGAAACTAAAGCCGAATCTTTTAATAAGGCTATACTTTCGTTTACCAAGGCTGGCAAAATGTTTTTCAATCCTTGGGGCAAAATGATGTCTTGCATCATTGGTTTGTAGGGAATACCCAAAGACAAAGCCGCCTCTCCTTGTCCTTTATCTACCGCCAATATTCCCGCTCTAATTGTTTCGGAAATATACGCCCCAGAATTGAGAGTAAAAGTAACTACTCCTGCTAATAAAGGCGGGATATTGTAACCCGTTATTTGTGGCGTTGCGTAATAAACTAAGGCAATTTGCAATAGTAGCGGTGTGCCTCTAAAAATCGATGTGTAAGCGTTTGCAAACCACTGTAAAGGCTTGAGAGTCGAGATTTTGAATAAAGACAGTACCACGCCCCAAATAAAGCCAAAAAATGCTGATGTTAGGGTGAATAATAATGTTGTACCAATCCCTTCAATAATGTAAGGAATACTAGGAGCTATTTTGCTAAAACCAAAGCTTGAATTGGTAGGAGTTTCTGTTGGTGCGGCGACGGGTTTACCATTATTTTCAAACCATTTTTTGATTAAGTTCTCGATTTCGCCGCTTTGTTTCATTTGCGCCAAAACCCTGTTAAAATCAGCCACTCGCGCCGATCCTTTGGGAAAGGCGATCGCACTTCCAGCTTCGCCAGCGTTGGGAATAGTAGTAAATTCTAAGTCTGGATTATTAGCAATAAATCCTTTAGCGATCGTATCTTCAATAATTGCCGCTTCTATCCGCTTTGCTTTAACTTCTTGGATAATTTCGGAAGTTTTATTTAAGGATTTGAGCTTAACATTTTTAAATTCTTTGGCGGCGGTTTCTTGAGTTGAACCTAGTTGTACGCCTACTTCTTTTCCGCTCAAATCTGCTGGTGTTTTTAAGTTGCTACCTTTTAAACTAACAATTGTATTTTTTGCGTCGTAGTAAAGATCGCTAAAGTCAACGTTTTTTTTGCGCTCTGCTGTTGGTGTCATTCCTGCCATTGCAAAGTCAGCGCGTTTTGATTGCAAAGCTGGAATTATGCCATTAAAATCTGTGTCTGTAATTGATAATTCTAAGCCAAGCTCTTTTGTAATATATTTGGCAATATCTACATCAAAGCCAATAATTTCATTTTTACCGGAAGCCGTATCTCGAAATTCATAAGGTGGATAGTCAGCAGACGTAACCATTACTACTTTTTCTTTGCCGGATTGTGCGATCGCTCTTTCTATCAGACTATTTCCACTAATGATACTCAGAGCAACTACGGCAAAGAGTGTAATTGCCACTATTATGTTTTTTCCTTTGATTGTTAGCAATTTTTACCCACCGTCTCTAGTAAGTTAATCAAAAATAACTTTGTAATTTTTAGCTACTATCTTAAGAGGTATTTAATCTAATTTTAATCATCATAATTTTAAAAAACAAAAGAGGTTCTAATTACACCAATAACTACATCTGGGTTGCGGGAGTCATGGTTAGGTGCGGTGAGCCAAAAGAAACCGGGGGTAATAGAAATATTGTCATTTAATTGGTATTTGTAGAAAGCTTCAATATGCAAACCACTATTGCGATCGCTTCTACTTTGGACACCGTTTTCAGTTGGTAAACCAATAGCGCTGGCAAGTGCATCGTTGCTAGTATCTGTAAGCCTTGGCTGCATCCCGACAACAATACCGCCTAAGTTGCCTTTTTTACCTAAATCGGGGAAAGATAAAGTCACAGCATAGTTAAAAATACTAGCATCGCCTTTCGTACCGAGACTTCGCGCGGCGGTATAACCTGCCCATCCACCTAATTCAAAGCCGCTACTAATGCGATAATTAGTTTGAATGCCGTAGCCATTCCCAATTACTGGGCCAGATCCAATAATTTTAGCTGCATTACTTCCAGCTAGAGTATCAACGCCATTGCGCGGCGAATAAGAATTGATGTATAAAAAACTAAGTTTTAAGCGACTTCCGCTATATACCAATTGACCAAAAGCACTGTAGCCACCATTAAACAAACCAGAGTCATCGCCGGGGTTGTTGGGTGCGCCTGTAGAAGAGTCTTCGCCAAAATAGCCCGCGTCTAAGCTTAGGGTTTTAGTTAGGCTGTAGTTAGCCGCAATCCCTGCTTGATTGCCTAAAGGAAAATATACCGGGTTTACTTGACCAAAGTTAGAAAGTCCGCCTGTAGCTGTATCGATAAACGGGCTAACTGTATCGGTGACGTAGGAAGGATCGATGGTATTAGCTTCTAGATAAATTTTGAGCTTTTCACCAATAGGAAAGCGATATTCTAGCTGGCTAAGTCTAATTTCGCCGCTTTGGGTGACGCTGCTGGGTGTAAAACGAGTTTCGTTAGAAACGCCGCCGATTGCTACTTCAGGACTTCCGCCAAAGGTTGCGCCAGTGTCAAATAATCTTAAGTTGGTAGATTGAAACCGAGTCCGCAAACGATCTTCACCCGTAAAGCTAGTATTAAAGTCTAGGCGCAGGCGATAACCAAGAGTTGTGCTGTTAATTGATCCAGCATTATCGCCAAAAGCATCGCCAACATAAGTAATTACTTCACCGTTAATTTTAGTAGTAGTGGAAAATTGATTAGATTCTAATTCTGCTACTTGCACTTCTAGCGCATCAACTCGACCCCGCAAAGCAGTAAGTTCAGTGGTAAACTCTTGTTGCAATCGCTGCAAACTAGCTAAGTCTTCTTTGGTAACTAGGTTAGTAGTTGACGTGGCAATTAGTTCGTTAATTCTGTCTAAACAAGCATTTAAACCCGCCGCAAACTCAAATCTTGTCATGGCGCTGTTTCCCCCGTAGGTGCCATCGGGATAGCCTGCTATGCAACCGTAACGCTCTACCAATGATTGTAGTGCTTGAAATGCCCAATCTGTAGGCTGTACGTCCGATAACTGAGAGACAGAAGTTACTTGTGCTAAAGCTTCGTTGTCGTTACTTATTTCTTCTTCTATTGAGTATTCTTCAGCTAAGACAATATCACTAGACAAAACACTTATTAATATAGCTGTCCACAGCCATAAGTTACCTAAAATTTTCGTCACGGACTCTCACACCTAATTTTGTTTCAACGTTAATTAGAGCTAAATTTTTTTAAAAATTCGCTCGTTTAACGCTGAATGTCTTACAAAATATACGATTGTTACTAGCTTAAATTATGTATTTAATCATACTGATTGCTTTGTTGGAGAGAAAAGCGGCGAATGTTGTAGGGCGCAATGCATTGCGCCCCTATAGAAAATGTTTATAAATCAAATAGAATTGCTATATTTGTGATGTATTTGATAGCTAAAGGCGTAAGTTTATTTTCAACTTGACTAATAAGCACGCGATCGCTCTTTGTCCAATTTCTCGGTTTATCAAACACACAAGGTTGCAAAATTCCCCACAGTTGACCATCTTGGCACAAATGAGCGTGAACTAATGCCCGGTGTCCGAAGGTTTTTTGCTCAAAGTCTCGATCAACTACATCAATACTCGCGGTTTCAACGTCTTCTACAAAAATAGAAGGCTTATTACACAGTGCAGCAGCAAATAAGGGATCTTCTTGGGGTAAAGATTCGGGTTCTTGTTTCCACTGGTAGTCATCGACATCGGGAATTTCTAGACTGCGCCGCCAACAGTTGACAACTTTACCAAATTTGGTTTGGGGATTACGCAAGTACAGAAAAATGCGATCGCATTGTAAAATTTCGCCTATTTCTGGTAATAAAGCTGTAAAAACTGCTACAGGTTCTTGATAGTCATTGAAAATTTTGTCTATAGTCGTCATAGTCGCCAATAGAAGCATTACAGCTAATTTTGCAACGTGCGATCGCCTATACTATCATCCTTGTGAAAGATATTGGTTGCTAGAGGTAGACGTACTGTAAAAGTGCGACCTTTACCTAATTGGCTTTGTACTTGCAAACTACCTTTATGAAATCAGCATGAAATCGCGTTGCTGTACAGGACAATTTAAAGACGTTCCGGCGGAACGTTTCTAGTTTGTACATGAATGAGTAGACATCTATAACTTTATGTATTATGTTTGTAGTATAAAAGTGACTTCAAATATATGCGTCAAGATATGCGCCATCTGCTAGTAGATAGGGGTTCTACTAGAACTTA from Synechocystis sp. PCC 7509 includes these protein-coding regions:
- a CDS encoding ExbD/TolR family protein — encoded protein: MRLPDEPEMPLQINVVPMIDVIFAILTFFIISTLQLTRSEGLPVNLPTAGTAQTQKSTPIAITIDAKGNLALNRKPTRLETLESQVKVLIPTGKEVVVILNADEQVNHGKVIAVMDKLRRVEGAKLAIATKQP
- a CDS encoding MotA/TolQ/ExbB proton channel family protein, producing the protein MEIKNLFAAGGVVMFPLLGFSVVAAALIIERIVFWVRINKRQNRAIRDVLNLYRHENIVGAVDKLKQNADLPMARIFLAALELEQPTPDEFRLALESEAQAELPLLKRFSNIFDTIISLSPLLGLLGTVLGLIASFASLNIGDVGGSRTASVTAGISEALVSTAAGLVVAIFTLLFANTFRGLYLRQTARIQEYGGQLELLHRRFYNRQEVTYASTR
- a CDS encoding energy transducer TonB, yielding MSLPHLAVEQRKKEAKTLNWFLAFSLIGSLALHISVLVGLGKFLSKTPIIENEPIEIAIVELPTPQKLELQQKTAAKGSSGAGNNGAILSKSGSSSGFGVASRGGGASQGKSSPKTITPSNSSIAASTTLKVAPVSPNLSQKSSRVFSAPLQNQKIKLESVPAKPVIPSEIVTQAKPVTTSLLIPVAKVKPAPVDRAKERSSQIQQLNNQRLNSLLAKAKSARDQASAIPNSGVIAAQQAKIVANLRNQAGGKVGTGNSTGNELRSSGTGNGNGAGNGNRTGISDRGNGNGTGTGNGRGKNNNVQSGSTVATARNTERQTSTSENNRNSSTASSSGRLACRTCSKPKYPENARKRKLEGKAEISVDVDSKGNVTNVRLAQTSGHAELDKAAVEQARNWKFNAPNGAVQGVTAKVDFAIEGSKKSRQNRERRRQKVAARKNPVARSQNTRTPPPNITKRPSNTALGRSLRRQSTTPRRRVDTLPPRQTFDQPQRRQQSVSQTKLRNTLRRSPQRATSPNQTKLRQSLRLYQQKSSTPNSNEP
- a CDS encoding M56 family metallopeptidase, encoding MHLMMILTALGLAWLWRYKAPFYAQGSGNQCWHQVLSLFALPPLLLTMTAVSVLYMGAEEKPMFWQWQGRFSYLIVSSLLGLAVISLLKLAYQSWQTQQRLRTCPQITLLGKRSRVVANPLPFSALVGFWQPELMVTEGLLATLDNEHLKAVFQHEQGHYYYRDTFWFFWLGWVRSYTAWLPHTEALWQELLLLREIRADGWAAQQVDPLLLAESLLQVVSTVSLPADSCAAFSCAVVRDRTSVRIEALLAPKSQEQPTNFWSWSWLLLALLPLLAVPFHTCAHLAATAH
- a CDS encoding BlaI/MecI/CopY family transcriptional regulator, whose protein sequence is MTALPNYRPKQLSLGPLEAEILDIVWQLSCATVKDIHDRILSDPDRELAYTSVTTVLNRLTKKGWLVCDKEGRAFYYRPTVTKQQAQAIEAQEHLHRFLAVGSPEIVAAFADNLDRASVDQLQAIAMRIDDARKAREE